In the Leptotrichia sp. oral taxon 847 genome, one interval contains:
- a CDS encoding KpsF/GutQ family sugar-phosphate isomerase → MENKIGIIDEGKKVFEIEIDELKKIKDKVDENFEKLVNMIFNLGKNKVVITGIGKSGIIGEKIAATLASTGTSAIFVNSAEALHGDLGMISEGDIVVGISNSGNSDEVLSILEPIKKIGAKIVCLTGNKNSTLAKYSEVVVNIGVDKEVCSIGAPTSSTTATLVMGDAIAACLMKLRNFTKNDFAKYHPGGSLGKRLLLHVSDLMHIGEELPVLSENDPIETVVMTLTKKKMGAVCISENGKINGKLVGIITEGDIRRALQHKEKFFSYSARDIMTKSPIFINKEAMALEALNLMENRKNEIGVLPVVEDGKVIGIIRIHDLIGLK, encoded by the coding sequence ATGGAAAATAAAATAGGTATTATTGATGAAGGAAAAAAAGTTTTTGAAATTGAAATAGATGAGTTAAAAAAAATTAAAGATAAAGTTGATGAAAATTTTGAAAAATTGGTAAATATGATTTTTAATTTAGGAAAAAATAAGGTTGTAATTACAGGAATTGGGAAATCAGGAATAATTGGGGAAAAAATAGCGGCAACTCTTGCTTCAACTGGAACAAGTGCAATTTTTGTAAACTCAGCGGAAGCTCTTCACGGAGATTTGGGAATGATAAGTGAAGGGGATATTGTAGTAGGAATTTCCAACAGTGGAAATTCGGATGAAGTTTTGAGTATTTTGGAACCAATAAAAAAGATTGGAGCAAAAATTGTATGCCTTACAGGAAATAAAAATTCAACGCTTGCAAAATATTCGGAAGTGGTGGTAAATATCGGAGTGGATAAAGAAGTGTGTTCAATAGGTGCGCCGACAAGTTCGACAACTGCTACGCTTGTTATGGGAGATGCAATTGCTGCATGCCTTATGAAACTTAGAAACTTTACAAAAAATGACTTTGCTAAATATCATCCAGGTGGAAGCCTTGGAAAAAGATTACTTTTGCACGTATCCGATTTGATGCACATTGGTGAAGAGCTGCCTGTACTTTCTGAAAATGATCCGATAGAAACGGTTGTTATGACTTTGACTAAGAAAAAAATGGGAGCTGTCTGTATTTCTGAAAATGGTAAAATTAACGGTAAATTGGTGGGAATTATAACTGAAGGGGATATACGACGAGCATTGCAGCATAAAGAAAAATTTTTTAGCTACAGTGCAAGGGACATTATGACAAAATCACCTATTTTTATTAACAAAGAGGCAATGGCGCTAGAAGCACTAAATCTTATGGAAAATAGAAAAAATGAAATTGGGGTGCTTCCAGTTGTAGAAGATGGGAAAGTTATTGGTATTATAAGAATACACGATTTGATTGGGTTAAAATAG
- a CDS encoding mannose-1-phosphate guanylyltransferase, with protein MNKVALIMAGGSGTRFWPLSTSKKPKQFLDLVSEKTMIKEMVDRILKLIPSENIFISTNINYLKIVKEELPQIPDRNIIFEPMARDTAACIGYAAQIIDKLVENSIMAVLPSDHLIEKEEEFLKSLEFAFEAAKEDRIITLGIRPVYPETGYGYIEYIKKNKKSEKNDKFCIYKVKRFREKPNKELAEKYIEQGNFLWNSGMFIWKTKFILSEIKKHMESHKFVLENIEKLLEKVDLKKFYGKKLSDYVKDEFKNFEKISIDFGVMEHTKSVNVIPVNIGWNDVGSFKSLGDIFSKDDCGNVVKSKKFEKIESEGNIIINKENDKIIATIGLEDIVIVNTKDALLVCHKNKSQEIKKILSKIEKNKIKEV; from the coding sequence ATAAATAAAGTTGCCTTGATTATGGCAGGAGGGAGTGGAACGAGATTTTGGCCACTATCAACGAGCAAAAAACCAAAACAATTTTTGGATTTGGTGTCGGAAAAAACAATGATAAAGGAAATGGTAGACAGGATTTTAAAATTGATACCAAGTGAAAATATATTTATTTCAACAAATATTAATTATCTGAAGATTGTAAAAGAAGAGTTGCCACAAATACCAGATAGAAATATTATTTTTGAGCCAATGGCAAGAGATACAGCGGCCTGTATTGGATATGCTGCACAAATTATTGATAAATTGGTAGAAAATAGTATTATGGCGGTATTGCCATCGGATCATTTGATCGAAAAGGAAGAAGAGTTTTTAAAAAGTTTAGAATTTGCATTTGAGGCGGCAAAAGAAGATAGGATTATTACACTTGGGATACGACCAGTTTATCCTGAAACTGGATACGGGTACATCGAATACATTAAGAAGAACAAAAAATCAGAAAAGAACGATAAATTTTGTATATATAAAGTAAAAAGGTTTCGTGAGAAGCCAAATAAGGAACTTGCAGAAAAATATATTGAGCAAGGAAATTTTTTGTGGAACAGCGGAATGTTTATCTGGAAGACAAAATTTATTTTGAGTGAGATAAAAAAACATATGGAATCACACAAATTTGTTTTAGAAAATATTGAAAAATTACTTGAAAAGGTTGATTTGAAGAAATTTTATGGAAAAAAATTAAGCGACTATGTCAAAGATGAGTTTAAAAATTTTGAGAAGATATCAATCGACTTTGGAGTGATGGAACATACAAAATCGGTGAATGTAATTCCTGTAAATATCGGTTGGAACGATGTTGGAAGCTTTAAGTCGCTGGGGGATATTTTTTCAAAAGATGACTGCGGAAATGTCGTAAAATCTAAAAAGTTTGAGAAAATTGAATCTGAAGGAAACATCATTATTAATAAGGAAAATGATAAAATAATTGCAACAATTGGACTTGAAGATATAGTTATTGTAAATACAAAAGATGCACTTTTAGTTTGTCATAAAAATAAAAGTCAGGAAATAAAAAAAATATTATCTAAAATTGAAAAAAATAAAATTAAGGAAGTTTGA
- a CDS encoding AAA family ATPase, with translation MDKKAVPVGIEDFERIINESYYYVDKSMLIEDLLINRAPVTLFTRPRRFGKTLNMSMFKYFFDVKNKEENKKLFENLKISSSKYMSEQGKYPVIFISLKDLKEDTWEECLESIKNIMYKIFNEYSFLREKLNIVEKRQFDKVWEITGNERNFKTSLLDLSNYLNKYYGEKVIILIDEYDAPIINAFDKGYYNEAINFFQTFYSSALKTNNSLKYGVLTGITRIIKEGIFSGLNNLYVNTILSKNYSEYFGLLECEVVEMLEYFDMKYKIEEVREWYDGYIFGESKVYNPWSIVNYIREKEIKAYWANVSGNTLLENMLDHAGESVYDDLKRFTDGESIEKYILDGTTIKSVLRNDDEIWQLLLYSGYLTKDEKQREIDVTSEYTDIYNLRIPNKEIRKYVGNMFLNRFFGTEIKTDILIRALENGDIKRFEKTLGEIMINMLSHFDLDKEMEKIYQVFMIGLVGFLMGKYEIISNDESGYGRYDLAMIPIKSNEKAYLMEFKISKTKKGMEEKAHKALKQIDEKKYDTKLKARGIKNILKIGIAFYGKEVKVVFK, from the coding sequence ATGGATAAAAAGGCTGTTCCCGTGGGAATTGAAGATTTTGAAAGAATAATAAATGAAAGTTACTATTATGTAGATAAATCAATGTTAATAGAAGATTTATTGATAAATAGAGCTCCTGTAACACTTTTTACAAGACCACGGCGATTTGGAAAGACGCTGAATATGTCAATGTTTAAATATTTTTTTGATGTAAAGAACAAAGAAGAAAATAAAAAGCTTTTTGAAAATTTAAAAATATCCAGCAGTAAATATATGAGCGAGCAAGGTAAATATCCTGTGATTTTCATTTCACTGAAAGATCTAAAGGAAGACACTTGGGAGGAATGCCTTGAAAGTATTAAGAATATCATGTACAAAATTTTTAATGAGTATAGTTTTTTAAGAGAAAAGTTAAATATTGTTGAAAAAAGACAATTCGATAAAGTTTGGGAAATAACTGGAAATGAGAGAAATTTTAAAACTTCACTTTTAGACTTATCAAATTATTTAAATAAATATTATGGAGAAAAAGTCATAATTTTAATTGATGAATACGATGCTCCAATAATAAACGCTTTTGATAAAGGATACTACAATGAAGCAATAAATTTTTTTCAGACATTTTACAGCTCGGCACTAAAAACAAATAATTCCTTAAAATATGGTGTTTTGACAGGAATAACAAGAATTATAAAAGAAGGAATATTTTCTGGGTTAAATAATCTTTATGTAAATACGATTCTAAGTAAAAATTATTCAGAATATTTTGGACTTCTTGAGTGCGAAGTGGTTGAAATGCTTGAATATTTTGATATGAAATATAAGATTGAAGAGGTTAGAGAATGGTATGACGGATACATTTTTGGAGAAAGTAAAGTCTACAATCCCTGGTCTATTGTAAATTATATAAGGGAAAAAGAAATAAAAGCGTATTGGGCAAATGTTTCAGGAAATACGCTTCTAGAAAATATGCTTGACCACGCTGGAGAAAGTGTCTATGATGACTTAAAACGGTTTACTGATGGAGAAAGCATTGAAAAATATATTTTGGATGGGACTACGATAAAAAGTGTTTTAAGAAATGATGATGAGATATGGCAGCTACTTTTATACAGCGGATATTTGACAAAGGATGAAAAGCAGAGAGAAATAGATGTAACTTCAGAATATACAGACATCTATAACTTAAGAATACCAAATAAAGAAATTAGAAAATACGTTGGAAATATGTTTTTAAATAGATTTTTTGGAACAGAAATAAAGACTGATATTTTGATAAGGGCGCTTGAAAACGGGGATATTAAAAGATTTGAGAAAACTTTGGGAGAAATAATGATAAATATGCTGAGCCACTTTGATCTGGACAAGGAAATGGAAAAGATTTATCAAGTGTTTATGATAGGGCTTGTTGGATTTTTGATGGGAAAATATGAGATTATCTCAAATGACGAGAGCGGATACGGAAGATATGATCTTGCTATGATTCCAATAAAAAGCAATGAAAAGGCTTATCTTATGGAATTTAAAATATCAAAGACGAAAAAGGGAATGGAAGAAAAAGCACACAAAGCATTAAAACAGATAGATGAAAAGAAATATGACACAAAGCTTAAGGCAAGAGGAATAAAGAATATTTTAAAAATTGGAATTGCATTTTATGGAAAAGAAGTGAAAGTTGTCTTTAAATAG
- a CDS encoding autotransporter-associated N-terminal domain-containing protein: MTNNLKVLKKELKSFAKRVKDFKYTDSALITFLLTGMISFTGISFNLYSAQDEIKAQEQAINTSIVQIKKDFRRAREENNKLLRTTNLELIQLMEQGDHVVKSPWSSWQYGINYINNNWNGVYKGRGDKKEKYPYEGVFDRSADPYERYIAPNSKNYSLLSKDRNPRSASSNNRQGLSGYGIASTLPAREPIVAFEVNAGINPRVFTAPTVTAPTATQPNLPQAINFKPAVPVINTPDIPNVEPPAPQAPSTGNDDDAWIANGATYVKWDKGWTGGSVGSAALGATRIVGAIAQQDMDGGKLTVKAHGSEFDYTAKGITFTGRYSHPTNPALNHNQGNVGAGLLDVTATNADYISVLKLVGGHTINVNSDIEYTGTGDPNYQRWLFHTDGHNYNGDSTWVNNKNISLNGDHLVLWTSQYHGNAPTHGNIGFVNKGTITTAGSKNIGWIALDEGGTMDRQHYFHNETGGTINIGGTNDVLAVIQSPVAAANSGWSYINDGNINLTGDTQYGIIVDNKHSYDAAEILLNKPITLSGTSSAGVVFKGWMDLDGGAPFSHSTSDNIVTTLPGSTRASVIRLDLTGDKNTGVYFESASPNTFTLNEYKINVTGSKNTGVLVKQGKVNLGSGTEHAINITSGSENIGIYTGAPMTTAADITITSDKSTGIFANSAGAVTNTGKISATGASVKAIVANKSTTITNSGQVDVTGTASSATDGSTGLAAMDGGTITHTGGGTINVDGGASAGAYGYKGGTVDITGGTIKTTGGAFNVLAADGTVKLNGTAIDTGQKSLAFYADNTGHINFTGPTTANIAGGTDANTRGTAFYYKGSGYSPFTASDITTWANNTFGGTINKLTLNMASGSRLFIASDVSMNLSDTAGSGLAGALGATINGTDYKTFMLYLSKLKLNQSINLDDPNDAYNQLEISNSSIDNNNSNTITGTQAGQTAIAQENLTGNRAAVTLNNDGAINLSGANSTGMYAKYGIINNNATGTITLGDTSTGLYGVGDSILTNTGTITMGNKSTGMYSEGSTTQGVTNAGTITSSGTSSVGVLFKPDASLAAGAVLGNTGNITLGDSSVGLYGENTATNYTTSNSGNITVGNNGIGMFGYAADVTGGTVKVGDKGVGVYSQGGNVNLTGGTIATGASESVGVYTVGSGQTVTNSGTTFNLGDTSVAIANAGNGNTINSTVSNVGLGTNNIYVYSNDAAGTVNNSTNLSAAGGGNYGIYSAGTVTNSGNMDFGNGVGNVGIYSIGGGTATNTGTITVGASNAATNAFGIGMAAGYQNSDTGHVINNGTINVNGDYSIGMYASGAGSTATNNSNIVLNGNNTTGIYADNGATAINTGSISTGSGSYTNVVGVYLGKGATLNNTGSITIDGSNAVGVYLKGGTVANYGNITVNGSSNPSDTVYTFTTPPTGKGVGGTVIDAPAGAQTATVTINGVKQNPVVINTFAKNPIEVSASSVGLYVNTSGKDYTNSINGLGNLTQEADLIIGTEATEMTNSKSILIKDPKILDPYNNAIRTSGVSNWNIYSGGLNWIATPTLNPADGTMTSIYMAKIPYTAWAGKEDTPVDSTDTYNFLDGLEQRYGVEELGTRERQLFQKLNGIGNNEEILFYQATDEMMGHQYGNVQQRINETGSLLDKEFTYLHDQWRNPSKQNNKIKVFGMRNEYNSDTAGIIDYTSNAYGVAYVHEDETVKLGNSQGWYAGAVNNRFKFKDIGKSRENQTMVRAGLFKTMSPANDHNGSLRWTIAGDVFAGRNEMKRRFLVVDDIFNAKADYTSYGAAFKTDLGYDVRLSERTHLRPYGALKMEYGRFSNIKEDRGEVRLEVDGNDYFSVKPEVGVEFKYVQPMAVRTNLTLGLTAAYTDELGKVNNVKNQARVRYTDADWFGIRSEKEDRRGSGKFDLNLGVDNTRFGVTANLGYDTKGENVRGGLGFRLIY; encoded by the coding sequence ATGACTAATAATTTAAAAGTTCTAAAAAAAGAACTGAAGTCTTTTGCAAAAAGAGTTAAAGATTTCAAATATACTGATTCAGCACTTATCACTTTTCTGTTGACAGGAATGATAAGTTTTACAGGTATATCATTTAATCTTTATTCAGCACAAGATGAAATAAAGGCACAGGAACAAGCAATAAATACATCAATAGTACAGATAAAAAAAGATTTTAGAAGAGCAAGAGAAGAAAACAACAAATTGTTAAGAACAACAAATCTTGAATTAATTCAATTAATGGAACAGGGAGATCACGTAGTTAAATCACCTTGGAGTTCTTGGCAGTACGGAATAAATTACATCAACAACAACTGGAATGGAGTTTACAAAGGTAGAGGAGATAAGAAAGAAAAATACCCATATGAAGGAGTATTTGACAGAAGTGCAGATCCATATGAAAGATACATTGCACCTAACAGCAAAAATTATTCATTGCTATCAAAGGACAGAAATCCACGTTCAGCATCATCAAACAACAGACAAGGATTATCAGGATACGGTATAGCAAGTACACTACCAGCGCGTGAACCAATTGTAGCTTTTGAAGTAAATGCGGGAATTAACCCAAGAGTATTTACAGCACCAACAGTAACAGCGCCTACGGCTACACAACCTAACTTGCCACAGGCTATTAATTTTAAACCAGCGGTGCCTGTAATTAATACACCAGATATACCTAATGTAGAACCTCCAGCACCACAGGCTCCATCAACAGGTAATGATGATGATGCTTGGATTGCAAATGGAGCAACATATGTAAAATGGGATAAAGGTTGGACTGGTGGTTCAGTAGGTTCTGCCGCTTTAGGTGCGACTAGGATAGTAGGAGCTATTGCACAACAAGATATGGATGGTGGTAAATTAACAGTAAAAGCTCACGGAAGTGAATTTGATTATACAGCTAAAGGTATTACGTTTACAGGAAGATATTCTCATCCTACTAATCCTGCTTTAAATCATAATCAAGGTAATGTGGGTGCCGGTTTATTAGATGTTACTGCTACAAATGCTGATTATATTTCAGTACTCAAGTTGGTTGGTGGACATACAATAAATGTAAATTCTGATATTGAATATACAGGTACAGGGGATCCAAATTATCAAAGATGGTTATTCCATACAGATGGTCATAATTATAATGGAGATTCGACATGGGTAAATAATAAAAATATTAGTTTGAATGGTGATCACTTAGTTTTATGGACTTCACAGTATCATGGAAATGCTCCGACACATGGAAATATCGGATTTGTAAATAAAGGAACAATAACAACAGCAGGAAGTAAAAATATAGGTTGGATCGCTCTTGATGAGGGTGGAACAATGGACAGACAGCATTATTTTCATAATGAAACAGGAGGAACTATTAATATAGGTGGTACAAATGATGTCCTTGCGGTAATTCAATCTCCTGTTGCTGCTGCAAATAGTGGTTGGTCATATATAAATGACGGTAACATTAACTTAACAGGAGACACTCAATATGGAATCATAGTTGACAATAAACATTCTTATGATGCGGCAGAAATATTACTGAATAAGCCGATAACTCTTTCAGGAACAAGTTCAGCTGGAGTTGTATTTAAAGGTTGGATGGATCTTGATGGAGGAGCTCCTTTTAGTCACAGTACATCAGATAATATAGTAACGACATTGCCAGGTTCAACAAGAGCATCTGTAATAAGACTAGATTTAACAGGAGATAAAAATACAGGTGTATATTTTGAAAGTGCTTCACCAAACACATTTACATTGAATGAATACAAGATAAATGTGACAGGAAGTAAAAATACAGGTGTTCTAGTGAAACAAGGAAAAGTTAATCTAGGTTCAGGAACAGAGCATGCTATTAATATAACATCTGGTAGTGAAAATATAGGAATATACACAGGTGCGCCAATGACAACTGCAGCAGATATTACAATAACATCTGATAAGTCAACAGGTATTTTTGCTAACAGTGCAGGAGCGGTTACAAATACAGGAAAAATATCAGCAACAGGAGCTTCTGTTAAAGCGATAGTGGCTAATAAGTCTACAACAATTACAAATAGTGGACAAGTAGATGTAACAGGAACTGCCTCAAGTGCAACAGATGGTTCAACTGGGCTTGCAGCAATGGATGGAGGTACTATTACTCATACAGGTGGAGGAACTATAAATGTTGATGGTGGTGCTTCAGCTGGTGCATATGGATATAAAGGAGGAACTGTTGACATCACAGGTGGTACCATAAAAACTACGGGAGGAGCATTTAATGTACTTGCAGCAGACGGTACAGTAAAATTAAACGGTACTGCAATAGATACAGGACAAAAATCATTAGCATTCTATGCAGATAACACAGGTCACATTAACTTTACTGGACCAACAACTGCAAACATAGCAGGAGGTACTGATGCCAATACAAGAGGTACTGCGTTCTATTATAAAGGTAGTGGATATTCTCCATTTACAGCTTCAGACATAACAACTTGGGCAAATAATACATTTGGTGGTACTATAAATAAATTAACACTTAATATGGCAAGTGGTTCAAGATTATTCATCGCTTCTGATGTATCAATGAACTTGTCGGATACAGCAGGTAGTGGTCTAGCTGGCGCTCTGGGAGCAACTATAAACGGAACTGACTATAAGACATTTATGCTTTACTTGAGTAAACTAAAATTAAATCAGTCAATTAACTTGGATGACCCTAATGATGCATACAATCAATTGGAAATTTCAAATTCATCAATTGACAACAATAACAGCAATACCATAACAGGAACACAAGCAGGTCAAACTGCAATTGCACAAGAAAACTTGACAGGTAACAGAGCAGCTGTTACATTGAATAATGATGGAGCAATTAACTTAAGTGGTGCAAACTCAACAGGAATGTATGCTAAATATGGAATTATTAACAACAATGCAACAGGAACAATTACACTAGGAGATACATCGACAGGACTTTACGGAGTGGGAGACAGTATCCTAACAAATACAGGAACAATCACAATGGGTAACAAGTCAACAGGAATGTACTCTGAAGGTTCAACAACTCAAGGTGTAACAAACGCAGGAACAATAACAAGTTCAGGAACATCATCAGTAGGTGTGTTGTTTAAACCTGACGCATCGCTTGCAGCGGGAGCAGTTCTTGGAAATACAGGAAACATTACTTTAGGAGACAGCAGTGTAGGTCTATACGGAGAAAATACAGCTACAAACTACACAACATCAAACTCTGGAAACATTACAGTAGGTAATAACGGTATAGGTATGTTTGGATATGCCGCTGATGTAACAGGAGGAACAGTAAAAGTAGGAGATAAAGGTGTAGGTGTATATTCACAAGGTGGAAATGTAAACCTAACAGGAGGAACAATTGCAACAGGAGCGTCTGAATCAGTAGGTGTGTACACAGTAGGAAGCGGTCAAACAGTAACAAACAGTGGTACAACATTTAACTTGGGAGATACATCGGTTGCGATAGCGAATGCTGGAAATGGAAACACAATTAATTCGACAGTATCAAATGTAGGATTAGGAACAAACAATATCTATGTTTACTCAAATGATGCAGCAGGAACAGTAAACAACTCAACAAACTTAAGTGCAGCAGGAGGAGGAAACTACGGTATCTACTCAGCAGGAACAGTAACAAACTCAGGTAACATGGACTTTGGAAACGGTGTAGGAAACGTTGGAATCTATTCAATAGGTGGAGGAACAGCGACAAACACCGGAACAATCACAGTAGGGGCTTCAAACGCAGCAACAAACGCATTTGGAATAGGTATGGCAGCGGGATACCAGAACAGCGATACAGGACACGTAATAAACAACGGAACAATCAATGTGAACGGTGACTACAGTATAGGTATGTATGCAAGTGGAGCAGGAAGTACAGCAACAAACAACAGTAACATCGTGCTAAACGGAAACAATACGACAGGTATCTATGCAGATAACGGAGCAACTGCAATAAATACAGGTAGTATTTCAACAGGATCAGGAAGCTACACAAATGTAGTAGGTGTATATTTAGGAAAAGGAGCAACACTTAACAATACAGGAAGTATCACAATAGACGGATCAAATGCAGTAGGTGTGTACTTAAAGGGAGGAACAGTAGCCAACTACGGTAACATAACAGTAAATGGAAGCAGCAATCCAAGTGACACTGTATATACATTTACAACACCTCCAACAGGAAAAGGAGTAGGAGGAACAGTAATTGACGCACCAGCGGGAGCACAGACAGCGACAGTAACAATAAATGGAGTAAAACAGAATCCGGTAGTGATAAATACATTTGCAAAAAATCCGATTGAAGTATCAGCGTCAAGTGTAGGATTGTATGTAAATACATCAGGAAAAGACTATACAAATTCAATAAATGGATTAGGAAATTTAACACAGGAAGCAGACTTAATTATTGGAACAGAAGCAACAGAAATGACAAACAGCAAGTCAATCCTGATTAAAGATCCGAAAATATTAGATCCGTATAACAATGCGATAAGAACAAGTGGAGTTTCAAATTGGAATATCTACTCTGGAGGATTGAACTGGATAGCAACACCGACATTGAATCCAGCCGATGGAACAATGACAAGCATCTATATGGCTAAGATACCATATACAGCGTGGGCAGGAAAAGAAGATACACCAGTAGACAGCACAGATACATATAACTTCTTGGATGGATTGGAACAAAGATACGGAGTTGAAGAATTAGGAACAAGAGAAAGACAGTTATTCCAAAAATTAAATGGAATAGGAAACAACGAAGAAATCTTATTCTATCAGGCAACAGATGAAATGATGGGACACCAGTATGGAAATGTACAGCAAAGAATCAACGAAACAGGAAGTTTGCTTGACAAAGAATTTACATATCTTCACGATCAATGGAGAAATCCATCAAAACAGAACAATAAGATAAAAGTATTTGGAATGAGAAATGAATACAATTCAGATACGGCAGGAATAATAGATTATACAAGCAATGCTTATGGTGTAGCCTATGTACATGAAGATGAAACAGTAAAATTAGGAAACTCACAAGGATGGTATGCAGGAGCAGTAAACAACAGATTTAAATTCAAAGACATAGGAAAATCAAGAGAAAACCAGACAATGGTAAGAGCAGGACTATTTAAGACAATGTCGCCAGCAAATGATCACAATGGATCACTAAGATGGACAATAGCAGGAGATGTGTTTGCAGGAAGAAATGAAATGAAACGTAGATTCTTGGTAGTAGACGACATCTTTAACGCGAAAGCGGATTATACATCATATGGTGCGGCATTCAAGACAGATTTAGGCTATGACGTACGATTGAGTGAAAGAACACATTTAAGACCATACGGAGCATTAAAGATGGAATACGGAAGATTTAGCAATATTAAGGAAGATAGAGGAGAAGTTAGATTGGAAGTTGACGGAAATGACTATTTCTCAGTAAAACCAGAAGTAGGAGTAGAGTTTAAATATGTACAACCAATGGCAGTCAGAACAAACTTAACATTAGGCTTGACAGCAGCGTACACAGATGAACTAGGAAAAGTAAACAATGTTAAGAATCAAGCAAGAGTAAGATATACAGATGCGGACTGGTTTGGAATAAGAAGTGAAAAGGAAGACAGACGAGGAAGCGGTAAATTTGATTTGAACTTAGGAGTAGACAACACAAGATTTGGAGTAACAGCCAACCTAGGATACGACACTAAGGGAGAAAATGTAAGAGGAGGACTAGGATTTAGATTGATTTACTAA
- a CDS encoding ABC transporter substrate-binding protein, whose product MKKLLILFTILTFMVIGCGNSSESGKKTDKESSNSKRFKIGITQIASHPALDNARKGFKDAFKEAGIDADFDEKNANGETANANLIANNFASSKVDLIYAIATSTAQTAVQSTNSIPIVFAAITDPKSAGILRQNVTGVSDRMDVTEQMKLLKRLDNKIKSVGVIYNSSEPNSKVQVEDLKKAAATLGLTVVEKSVTQANEIPQTVDNLIREADAIYLPTDNLVASVANLITEKATNAKKIVFGAEAAHVEKGALITQGVSYYEIGKEAGKMAIEILKNGKKPNEIQFKQMPLSEIVINEKTLSALNINLPQDIKNSAKMVK is encoded by the coding sequence ATGAAAAAATTGTTAATTCTGTTTACCATTTTGACGTTTATGGTTATCGGATGTGGTAATTCATCGGAAAGTGGGAAAAAAACAGACAAAGAATCAAGTAATTCTAAAAGATTTAAGATAGGAATTACACAAATTGCGTCGCACCCAGCGCTGGACAACGCCAGAAAAGGATTTAAGGATGCTTTTAAAGAAGCTGGAATTGATGCAGACTTTGATGAAAAAAATGCAAATGGGGAAACTGCAAATGCAAATCTTATTGCAAATAACTTTGCCAGTTCAAAAGTCGACCTAATTTATGCAATAGCAACAAGTACAGCACAAACCGCAGTACAATCGACGAATTCCATACCAATTGTGTTTGCAGCAATCACAGATCCCAAATCAGCTGGGATTTTGAGACAAAATGTAACGGGTGTAAGTGACAGAATGGATGTAACAGAACAAATGAAATTACTAAAAAGATTGGACAACAAAATAAAATCGGTAGGTGTCATTTACAATTCATCTGAACCAAATTCAAAGGTTCAAGTGGAAGATTTAAAAAAAGCGGCGGCAACACTAGGACTTACAGTTGTTGAAAAAAGTGTAACTCAGGCAAATGAGATTCCACAAACAGTTGATAATCTGATAAGGGAAGCCGATGCAATCTATTTGCCAACAGATAATTTAGTTGCTTCAGTCGCAAATTTAATTACGGAAAAAGCTACAAATGCTAAAAAAATAGTATTTGGAGCGGAAGCTGCCCACGTGGAAAAAGGAGCTTTAATCACTCAGGGAGTAAGTTATTACGAAATTGGAAAAGAAGCTGGAAAAATGGCAATTGAAATTTTGAAAAATGGTAAAAAACCTAATGAAATTCAATTTAAACAAATGCCATTAAGTGAAATCGTAATTAACGAAAAAACACTTTCAGCACTAAATATTAATTTGCCACAAGACATTAAAAATAGCGCAAAAATGGTAAAATAA